A single Anopheles funestus chromosome 2RL, idAnoFuneDA-416_04, whole genome shotgun sequence DNA region contains:
- the LOC125763903 gene encoding epidermal growth factor receptor substrate 15-like 1 isoform X3, producing the protein MTDIVKLAGDHILIYEGYYKQLDPKETNEIGALAAAKFLKKSGLSDVVLSRIWDLSDPTGKGYLTKEGFFVSLKLIGLAQEGSDISLKNINHVLSKPPKVGDLPKPPAQVKLLPAESTDWSMKPEKRQQYEQLFDSLGPMNGLLPGAKVRVTLMNSKLPLDTLGRIWDLADQDRDGSLDKHEFCVAMHLVYEALDKRAIPAILPPQLQRNYGTQTAQNGAGGFDAFGSGAADGGGFVANFPTDIAPPPVVPPLPAALTRPPPMAGNAPIIPPVPMVPLVSASAPIEVTSWVVSPLERCKYEEIFNKSDTDRDGLVSGLEIKDVFLQSGVAQNLLAHIWALCDTNQSGKLKLEEFCLAMWFVDRAKKGIDPPQALAPNMVPPSLRKSSLIQAQEPPQPTYSNPELEMISKEIDELAKERRLLEQEVAQKEADVRIKSGELRSLQSELDTLTATLKQLENQKGEAQKRLDDLKNQQVDVDQALLAVACNIDDARQQVNKIREQCQKQEATLKEQEGELDSRRSELQKLRDEEQSLEKEYNTSTKEVDRLTSQLQDTQLEISQVKAMVTQIQEYQRQMTDALSMFRSAIESNDPILVSDYSLKIEPEFREAKQALEEKEVENANKRDPFGDNRANGFSAGETETGFGDDFKSNGFTTQFDVGSNGGFHGTGGGFGDDGFGAFGAKTNASSGADPFASAGADPFGERKGSAAEPAKDEFGCDPFAILHAPTTAGQALTPSPSKSVAPPRPESPSPALPPKKAKQPPPRPAPPRPMQNLKPVTSQAQASSSFASSGNAFGSNRSLTGAFNSTPFSTVSGVPMATITVEAPTPPTATAPVPVVTPVPVLSSAPTPTPVVDFADDPFKDYRYEDPFNIEDPFADAENDAQSGDDPFSSADNSVTNNNNILSNKFEAKFSKSSTGSMEKLDELFMGVRISGDGANDTLTLNNNANRLNNNNSALSSKSAVGSIGKSKPFALDPFDAFNDNFSKNTNQVEDSLFNAFGNDRGDVTDNSLLDAFRVTTTSPAVHSTSPATSSTMMKSFEDEFSKMDATNALNNNLTTASFTSGNEFVAKFDDAFSAFSTTTTQSTANASSTANGNRHGVGFGATLPPPAKSSKSASNGPMTGSLKRPDGSADPPKLVERFNADYSKGETFDADLEAVLQRSLVEK; encoded by the exons ATGACCGACATTGTAAAG CTCGCAGGAGACCACATCCTGATATACGAGGGTTACTATAAACAG CTTGATCCaaaagaaacgaacgaaatCGGTGCGCTTGCTGCAGCAAAATTCCTCAAGAAATCCGGCCTCAGTGATGTCGTCCTCAGTCGCATATGGGATTTATCAGATCCAACCGGAAAAGGCTACCTGACGAAGGAAGGATTTTTCGTCTCACTCAAGCTGATCGGTTTGGCACAGGAAGGTTCAGACATTAGTctcaaaaacatcaaccatGTTCTATCGAAACCACCAAAGGTG GGTGATCTACCAAAACCTCCAGCACAGGTAAAATTGCTTCCAGCCGAAAGTACAGACTGGTCGATGAAACCGGAAAAGCGACAACAGTACGAGCAACTGTTCGATTCCCTCGGTCCCATGAACGGATTACTCCCGGGAGCGAAGGTCCGTGTGACGTTGATGAACTCGAAGCTGCCGCTCGACACACTCGGCCGCATCTGGGATCTGGCGGATCAGGATCGGGACGGAAGCCTCGACAAACATGAATTCTGCGTGGCCATGCATCTGGTGTACGAAGCGCTGGATAAGCGTGCCATCCCGGCCATATTGCCACCTCAGTTACAGCGTAACTATGGCACACAAACCGCACAGAATGGTGCCGGTGGGTTCGATGCGTTTGGCAGTGGTGCCGCAGACGGTGGTGGTTTTGTGGCAAACTTCCCGACCGACATTGCACCGCCACCGGTCGTACCACCGCTGCCGGCTGCACTCACACGACCACCACCAATGGCTGGAAACGCTCCTATCATTCCGCCCGTACCGATGGTACCACTCGTTTCCGCATCTGCGCCGATTGAGGTGACCAGCTGGGTTGTGTCACCGCTTGAGCGTTGCAAGTACGAGGAGATCTTCAACAAGAGTGACACCGATCGGGATGGTCTCGTGTCGGGTCTGGAAATAAAGGATGTCTTTCTGCAGTCGGGTGTGGCGCAGAACTTGCTCGCACACATATGGGCATTGTGTGATACGAACCAGTCGGGCAAGCTGAAGCTAGAAGAGTTCTGTCTAGCCATGTGGTTCGTTGATCGAGCCAAAAAGGGTATCGATCCGCCTCAGGCATTGGCCCCGAACATGGTACCGCCCAGTTTGCGGAAGAGTTCACTCATCCAAGCGCAG GAACCACCTCAACCAACCTACAGCAATCCGGAGTTGGAAATGATCTCCAAAGAAATAGACGAGCTTGCAAAGGAGCGCCGTTTGCTGGAGCAAGAAGTTGCCCAGAAGGAGGCTGACGTGCGAATTAAGAGCGGTGAATTGCGCAGCCTGCAA AGCGAATTGGACACGCTAACAGCAACGTTAAAGCAGCTGGAAAACCAAAAAGGTGAAGCACAGAAGCGTTTGGATGACCTTAAGAATCAg CAAGTAGATGTAGATCAAGCCTTGCTAGCGGTAGCGTGCAACATTGACGATGCTCGTCAACAG GTGAACAAAATTCGCGAACAGTGCCAGAAGCAGGAAGCAACGCTCAAGGAGCAAGAAGGTGAGCTGGACTCGCGCCGTTCCGAGCTGCAGAAGCTGAGGGATGAGGAGCAATCGCTCGAGAAGGAGTACAACACCAGCACCAAAGAGGTCGACCGGTTGACATCGCAGCTGCAGGACACGCAGCTAGAGATCAGTCAGGTGAAGGCCATGGTTACTCAAATACAAGAGTACCAGCGTCAAATGACGGACGCACTTTCGATGTTCCGTTCGGCGATCGAATCGAACGATCCGATACTGGTGTCCGACTATTCGCTCAAGATTGAGCCGGAGTTCCGCGAAGCGAAACAGGCTCTGGAAGAGAAGGAGGTTGAGAACGCTAACAAGCGCGATCCGTTCGGCGATAACAGAGCGAACGGGTTCAGTGCCGGCGAGACGGAAACGGGCTTCGGGGATGATTTCAAGTCGAACGGTTTCACCACACAGTTCGATGTCGGTTCGAATGGAGGATTTCACGGAACGGGCGGTGGATTCGGGGACGACGGGTTTGGTGCGTTCggtgcaaaaacaaatgctaGCAGCGGTGCAGATCCGTTTGCATCCGCTGGTGCCGATCCGTTCGGTGAACGGAAAGGTAGTGCAGCAGAG cCCGCCAAAGATGAGTTCGGATGCGATCCGTTTGCTATACTGCATGCTCCGACCACTGCCGGTCAAGCTCTGACACCTAGTCCCAGCAAATCCGTTGCACCACCGCGTCCAGAATCGCCTAGCCCAGCCCTGCCACCGAAGAAAGCTAAGCAGCCACCACCGCGACCGGCACCGCCACGACCAATGCAG AATCTCAAACCAGTAACCTCCCAAGCACAAGCGTCGTCCTCCTTTGCATCAAGTGGAAACGCTTTCGGAAGCAATCGGTCGCTTACGGGTGCTTTCAACTCGACGCCCTTCTCCACCGTATCCGGTGTACCAATGGCCACGATCACTGTCGAAGCGCCCACTCCGCCTACAGCAACTGCACCGGTTCCGGTTGTTACACCCGTGCCAGTCCTTTCATCGGCACCGACACCGACACCGGTAGTTGATTTTGCGGACGATCCGTTCAAGGACTATCGGTACGAGGATCCGTTTAACATCGAAGACCCATTCGCCGATGCTGAAAACGACGCTCAATCTGGTGatg atccTTTCTCATCAGCAGACAATAGTGTGACGAATAACAACAACATTCTATCGAACAAATTCGAAGCCAAGTTTAGCAAATCGTCCACCGGTTCCATGGAAAAGTTGGACGAACTGTTTATGGGTGTGCGTATATCAGGCGACGGTGCAAACGATACGTTAACCCTGAACAACAACGCTAATCGccttaacaacaacaacagtgcgCTATCGTCCAAGAGTGCGGTCGGATCAATTGGAAAGTCAAAACCATTTGCGCTCGATCCGTTCGATGCatttaatgataatttttccaaaaacaccAATCAAGTAGAGGACAGTTTATTCAACGCATTTGGGAACGATCGTGGGGATGTTACCGACAATAGTCTGCTGGATGCGTTTCGCGTTACAACAACCTCACCCGCAGTTCATTCCACCAGTCCCGCAACATCATCAACCATGATGAAGTCGTTCGAGGATGAATTTTCTAAAATGGACGCAACCAATGCGCTGAACAACAATCTCACAACTGCATCCTTCACCAGTGGCAACGAGTTTGTCGCCAAGTTTGACGATGCATTCAGTGCATTTAGCACAACGACAACGCAATCAACGGCTAATGCCAGCAGCACTGCTAATGGTAACCGGCATGGTGTTGGTTTTGGTGCCACACTGCCTCCACCGGCAAAGAGTTCCAAATCAGCATCAAACGGACCAATGACTGGTAGTTTAAAGCGACCCGATGGTAGTGCCGATCCACCGAAGTTGGTCGAACGGTTTAATGCCGATTATTCGAAGGGTGAAACGTTTGATGCCGACCTGGAAGCGGTCCTGCAGCGATCACTGGTCGAGAAATGA
- the LOC125763903 gene encoding epidermal growth factor receptor substrate 15-like 1 isoform X1, which produces MTDIVKLAGDHILIYEGYYKQLDPKETNEIGALAAAKFLKKSGLSDVVLSRIWDLSDPTGKGYLTKEGFFVSLKLIGLAQEGSDISLKNINHVLSKPPKVGDLPKPPAQVKLLPAESTDWSMKPEKRQQYEQLFDSLGPMNGLLPGAKVRVTLMNSKLPLDTLGRIWDLADQDRDGSLDKHEFCVAMHLVYEALDKRAIPAILPPQLQRNYGTQTAQNGAGGFDAFGSGAADGGGFVANFPTDIAPPPVVPPLPAALTRPPPMAGNAPIIPPVPMVPLVSASAPIEVTSWVVSPLERCKYEEIFNKSDTDRDGLVSGLEIKDVFLQSGVAQNLLAHIWALCDTNQSGKLKLEEFCLAMWFVDRAKKGIDPPQALAPNMVPPSLRKSSLIQAQEPPQPTYSNPELEMISKEIDELAKERRLLEQEVAQKEADVRIKSGELRSLQSELDTLTATLKQLENQKGEAQKRLDDLKNQQVDVDQALLAVACNIDDARQQVNKIREQCQKQEATLKEQEGELDSRRSELQKLRDEEQSLEKEYNTSTKEVDRLTSQLQDTQLEISQVKAMVTQIQEYQRQMTDALSMFRSAIESNDPILVSDYSLKIEPEFREAKQALEEKEVENANKRDPFGDNRANGFSAGETETGFGDDFKSNGFTTQFDVGSNGGFHGTGGGFGDDGFGAFGAKTNASSGADPFASAGADPFGERKGSAAEPAKDEFGCDPFAILHAPTTAGQALTPSPSKSVAPPRPESPSPALPPKKAKQPPPRPAPPRPMQGPTPTKPAPPASDAFGDSSGGGSFANFADFDNKNLKPVTSQAQASSSFASSGNAFGSNRSLTGAFNSTPFSTVSGVPMATITVEAPTPPTATAPVPVVTPVPVLSSAPTPTPVVDFADDPFKDYRYEDPFNIEDPFADAENDAQSGDDPFSSADNSVTNNNNILSNKFEAKFSKSSTGSMEKLDELFMGVRISGDGANDTLTLNNNANRLNNNNSALSSKSAVGSIGKSKPFALDPFDAFNDNFSKNTNQVEDSLFNAFGNDRGDVTDNSLLDAFRVTTTSPAVHSTSPATSSTMMKSFEDEFSKMDATNALNNNLTTASFTSGNEFVAKFDDAFSAFSTTTTQSTANASSTANGNRHGVGFGATLPPPAKSSKSASNGPMTGSLKRPDGSADPPKLVERFNADYSKGETFDADLEAVLQRSLVEK; this is translated from the exons ATGACCGACATTGTAAAG CTCGCAGGAGACCACATCCTGATATACGAGGGTTACTATAAACAG CTTGATCCaaaagaaacgaacgaaatCGGTGCGCTTGCTGCAGCAAAATTCCTCAAGAAATCCGGCCTCAGTGATGTCGTCCTCAGTCGCATATGGGATTTATCAGATCCAACCGGAAAAGGCTACCTGACGAAGGAAGGATTTTTCGTCTCACTCAAGCTGATCGGTTTGGCACAGGAAGGTTCAGACATTAGTctcaaaaacatcaaccatGTTCTATCGAAACCACCAAAGGTG GGTGATCTACCAAAACCTCCAGCACAGGTAAAATTGCTTCCAGCCGAAAGTACAGACTGGTCGATGAAACCGGAAAAGCGACAACAGTACGAGCAACTGTTCGATTCCCTCGGTCCCATGAACGGATTACTCCCGGGAGCGAAGGTCCGTGTGACGTTGATGAACTCGAAGCTGCCGCTCGACACACTCGGCCGCATCTGGGATCTGGCGGATCAGGATCGGGACGGAAGCCTCGACAAACATGAATTCTGCGTGGCCATGCATCTGGTGTACGAAGCGCTGGATAAGCGTGCCATCCCGGCCATATTGCCACCTCAGTTACAGCGTAACTATGGCACACAAACCGCACAGAATGGTGCCGGTGGGTTCGATGCGTTTGGCAGTGGTGCCGCAGACGGTGGTGGTTTTGTGGCAAACTTCCCGACCGACATTGCACCGCCACCGGTCGTACCACCGCTGCCGGCTGCACTCACACGACCACCACCAATGGCTGGAAACGCTCCTATCATTCCGCCCGTACCGATGGTACCACTCGTTTCCGCATCTGCGCCGATTGAGGTGACCAGCTGGGTTGTGTCACCGCTTGAGCGTTGCAAGTACGAGGAGATCTTCAACAAGAGTGACACCGATCGGGATGGTCTCGTGTCGGGTCTGGAAATAAAGGATGTCTTTCTGCAGTCGGGTGTGGCGCAGAACTTGCTCGCACACATATGGGCATTGTGTGATACGAACCAGTCGGGCAAGCTGAAGCTAGAAGAGTTCTGTCTAGCCATGTGGTTCGTTGATCGAGCCAAAAAGGGTATCGATCCGCCTCAGGCATTGGCCCCGAACATGGTACCGCCCAGTTTGCGGAAGAGTTCACTCATCCAAGCGCAG GAACCACCTCAACCAACCTACAGCAATCCGGAGTTGGAAATGATCTCCAAAGAAATAGACGAGCTTGCAAAGGAGCGCCGTTTGCTGGAGCAAGAAGTTGCCCAGAAGGAGGCTGACGTGCGAATTAAGAGCGGTGAATTGCGCAGCCTGCAA AGCGAATTGGACACGCTAACAGCAACGTTAAAGCAGCTGGAAAACCAAAAAGGTGAAGCACAGAAGCGTTTGGATGACCTTAAGAATCAg CAAGTAGATGTAGATCAAGCCTTGCTAGCGGTAGCGTGCAACATTGACGATGCTCGTCAACAG GTGAACAAAATTCGCGAACAGTGCCAGAAGCAGGAAGCAACGCTCAAGGAGCAAGAAGGTGAGCTGGACTCGCGCCGTTCCGAGCTGCAGAAGCTGAGGGATGAGGAGCAATCGCTCGAGAAGGAGTACAACACCAGCACCAAAGAGGTCGACCGGTTGACATCGCAGCTGCAGGACACGCAGCTAGAGATCAGTCAGGTGAAGGCCATGGTTACTCAAATACAAGAGTACCAGCGTCAAATGACGGACGCACTTTCGATGTTCCGTTCGGCGATCGAATCGAACGATCCGATACTGGTGTCCGACTATTCGCTCAAGATTGAGCCGGAGTTCCGCGAAGCGAAACAGGCTCTGGAAGAGAAGGAGGTTGAGAACGCTAACAAGCGCGATCCGTTCGGCGATAACAGAGCGAACGGGTTCAGTGCCGGCGAGACGGAAACGGGCTTCGGGGATGATTTCAAGTCGAACGGTTTCACCACACAGTTCGATGTCGGTTCGAATGGAGGATTTCACGGAACGGGCGGTGGATTCGGGGACGACGGGTTTGGTGCGTTCggtgcaaaaacaaatgctaGCAGCGGTGCAGATCCGTTTGCATCCGCTGGTGCCGATCCGTTCGGTGAACGGAAAGGTAGTGCAGCAGAG cCCGCCAAAGATGAGTTCGGATGCGATCCGTTTGCTATACTGCATGCTCCGACCACTGCCGGTCAAGCTCTGACACCTAGTCCCAGCAAATCCGTTGCACCACCGCGTCCAGAATCGCCTAGCCCAGCCCTGCCACCGAAGAAAGCTAAGCAGCCACCACCGCGACCGGCACCGCCACGACCAATGCAG GGCCCTACGCCTACCAAACCTGCACCACCGGCGTCGGATGCATTCGGTGATAGTAGCGGCGGTGGCAGCTTTGCCAATTTTGCCGACTTCGACAATAAG AATCTCAAACCAGTAACCTCCCAAGCACAAGCGTCGTCCTCCTTTGCATCAAGTGGAAACGCTTTCGGAAGCAATCGGTCGCTTACGGGTGCTTTCAACTCGACGCCCTTCTCCACCGTATCCGGTGTACCAATGGCCACGATCACTGTCGAAGCGCCCACTCCGCCTACAGCAACTGCACCGGTTCCGGTTGTTACACCCGTGCCAGTCCTTTCATCGGCACCGACACCGACACCGGTAGTTGATTTTGCGGACGATCCGTTCAAGGACTATCGGTACGAGGATCCGTTTAACATCGAAGACCCATTCGCCGATGCTGAAAACGACGCTCAATCTGGTGatg atccTTTCTCATCAGCAGACAATAGTGTGACGAATAACAACAACATTCTATCGAACAAATTCGAAGCCAAGTTTAGCAAATCGTCCACCGGTTCCATGGAAAAGTTGGACGAACTGTTTATGGGTGTGCGTATATCAGGCGACGGTGCAAACGATACGTTAACCCTGAACAACAACGCTAATCGccttaacaacaacaacagtgcgCTATCGTCCAAGAGTGCGGTCGGATCAATTGGAAAGTCAAAACCATTTGCGCTCGATCCGTTCGATGCatttaatgataatttttccaaaaacaccAATCAAGTAGAGGACAGTTTATTCAACGCATTTGGGAACGATCGTGGGGATGTTACCGACAATAGTCTGCTGGATGCGTTTCGCGTTACAACAACCTCACCCGCAGTTCATTCCACCAGTCCCGCAACATCATCAACCATGATGAAGTCGTTCGAGGATGAATTTTCTAAAATGGACGCAACCAATGCGCTGAACAACAATCTCACAACTGCATCCTTCACCAGTGGCAACGAGTTTGTCGCCAAGTTTGACGATGCATTCAGTGCATTTAGCACAACGACAACGCAATCAACGGCTAATGCCAGCAGCACTGCTAATGGTAACCGGCATGGTGTTGGTTTTGGTGCCACACTGCCTCCACCGGCAAAGAGTTCCAAATCAGCATCAAACGGACCAATGACTGGTAGTTTAAAGCGACCCGATGGTAGTGCCGATCCACCGAAGTTGGTCGAACGGTTTAATGCCGATTATTCGAAGGGTGAAACGTTTGATGCCGACCTGGAAGCGGTCCTGCAGCGATCACTGGTCGAGAAATGA
- the LOC125763903 gene encoding epidermal growth factor receptor substrate 15-like 1 isoform X2, which yields MTDIVKLAGDHILIYEGYYKQLDPKETNEIGALAAAKFLKKSGLSDVVLSRIWDLSDPTGKGYLTKEGFFVSLKLIGLAQEGSDISLKNINHVLSKPPKVGDLPKPPAQVKLLPAESTDWSMKPEKRQQYEQLFDSLGPMNGLLPGAKVRVTLMNSKLPLDTLGRIWDLADQDRDGSLDKHEFCVAMHLVYEALDKRAIPAILPPQLQRNYGTQTAQNGAGGFDAFGSGAADGGGFVANFPTDIAPPPVVPPLPAALTRPPPMAGNAPIIPPVPMVPLVSASAPIEVTSWVVSPLERCKYEEIFNKSDTDRDGLVSGLEIKDVFLQSGVAQNLLAHIWALCDTNQSGKLKLEEFCLAMWFVDRAKKGIDPPQALAPNMVPPSLRKSSLIQAQEPPQPTYSNPELEMISKEIDELAKERRLLEQEVAQKEADVRIKSGELRSLQSELDTLTATLKQLENQKGEAQKRLDDLKNQVNKIREQCQKQEATLKEQEGELDSRRSELQKLRDEEQSLEKEYNTSTKEVDRLTSQLQDTQLEISQVKAMVTQIQEYQRQMTDALSMFRSAIESNDPILVSDYSLKIEPEFREAKQALEEKEVENANKRDPFGDNRANGFSAGETETGFGDDFKSNGFTTQFDVGSNGGFHGTGGGFGDDGFGAFGAKTNASSGADPFASAGADPFGERKGSAAEPAKDEFGCDPFAILHAPTTAGQALTPSPSKSVAPPRPESPSPALPPKKAKQPPPRPAPPRPMQGPTPTKPAPPASDAFGDSSGGGSFANFADFDNKNLKPVTSQAQASSSFASSGNAFGSNRSLTGAFNSTPFSTVSGVPMATITVEAPTPPTATAPVPVVTPVPVLSSAPTPTPVVDFADDPFKDYRYEDPFNIEDPFADAENDAQSGDDPFSSADNSVTNNNNILSNKFEAKFSKSSTGSMEKLDELFMGVRISGDGANDTLTLNNNANRLNNNNSALSSKSAVGSIGKSKPFALDPFDAFNDNFSKNTNQVEDSLFNAFGNDRGDVTDNSLLDAFRVTTTSPAVHSTSPATSSTMMKSFEDEFSKMDATNALNNNLTTASFTSGNEFVAKFDDAFSAFSTTTTQSTANASSTANGNRHGVGFGATLPPPAKSSKSASNGPMTGSLKRPDGSADPPKLVERFNADYSKGETFDADLEAVLQRSLVEK from the exons ATGACCGACATTGTAAAG CTCGCAGGAGACCACATCCTGATATACGAGGGTTACTATAAACAG CTTGATCCaaaagaaacgaacgaaatCGGTGCGCTTGCTGCAGCAAAATTCCTCAAGAAATCCGGCCTCAGTGATGTCGTCCTCAGTCGCATATGGGATTTATCAGATCCAACCGGAAAAGGCTACCTGACGAAGGAAGGATTTTTCGTCTCACTCAAGCTGATCGGTTTGGCACAGGAAGGTTCAGACATTAGTctcaaaaacatcaaccatGTTCTATCGAAACCACCAAAGGTG GGTGATCTACCAAAACCTCCAGCACAGGTAAAATTGCTTCCAGCCGAAAGTACAGACTGGTCGATGAAACCGGAAAAGCGACAACAGTACGAGCAACTGTTCGATTCCCTCGGTCCCATGAACGGATTACTCCCGGGAGCGAAGGTCCGTGTGACGTTGATGAACTCGAAGCTGCCGCTCGACACACTCGGCCGCATCTGGGATCTGGCGGATCAGGATCGGGACGGAAGCCTCGACAAACATGAATTCTGCGTGGCCATGCATCTGGTGTACGAAGCGCTGGATAAGCGTGCCATCCCGGCCATATTGCCACCTCAGTTACAGCGTAACTATGGCACACAAACCGCACAGAATGGTGCCGGTGGGTTCGATGCGTTTGGCAGTGGTGCCGCAGACGGTGGTGGTTTTGTGGCAAACTTCCCGACCGACATTGCACCGCCACCGGTCGTACCACCGCTGCCGGCTGCACTCACACGACCACCACCAATGGCTGGAAACGCTCCTATCATTCCGCCCGTACCGATGGTACCACTCGTTTCCGCATCTGCGCCGATTGAGGTGACCAGCTGGGTTGTGTCACCGCTTGAGCGTTGCAAGTACGAGGAGATCTTCAACAAGAGTGACACCGATCGGGATGGTCTCGTGTCGGGTCTGGAAATAAAGGATGTCTTTCTGCAGTCGGGTGTGGCGCAGAACTTGCTCGCACACATATGGGCATTGTGTGATACGAACCAGTCGGGCAAGCTGAAGCTAGAAGAGTTCTGTCTAGCCATGTGGTTCGTTGATCGAGCCAAAAAGGGTATCGATCCGCCTCAGGCATTGGCCCCGAACATGGTACCGCCCAGTTTGCGGAAGAGTTCACTCATCCAAGCGCAG GAACCACCTCAACCAACCTACAGCAATCCGGAGTTGGAAATGATCTCCAAAGAAATAGACGAGCTTGCAAAGGAGCGCCGTTTGCTGGAGCAAGAAGTTGCCCAGAAGGAGGCTGACGTGCGAATTAAGAGCGGTGAATTGCGCAGCCTGCAA AGCGAATTGGACACGCTAACAGCAACGTTAAAGCAGCTGGAAAACCAAAAAGGTGAAGCACAGAAGCGTTTGGATGACCTTAAGAATCAg GTGAACAAAATTCGCGAACAGTGCCAGAAGCAGGAAGCAACGCTCAAGGAGCAAGAAGGTGAGCTGGACTCGCGCCGTTCCGAGCTGCAGAAGCTGAGGGATGAGGAGCAATCGCTCGAGAAGGAGTACAACACCAGCACCAAAGAGGTCGACCGGTTGACATCGCAGCTGCAGGACACGCAGCTAGAGATCAGTCAGGTGAAGGCCATGGTTACTCAAATACAAGAGTACCAGCGTCAAATGACGGACGCACTTTCGATGTTCCGTTCGGCGATCGAATCGAACGATCCGATACTGGTGTCCGACTATTCGCTCAAGATTGAGCCGGAGTTCCGCGAAGCGAAACAGGCTCTGGAAGAGAAGGAGGTTGAGAACGCTAACAAGCGCGATCCGTTCGGCGATAACAGAGCGAACGGGTTCAGTGCCGGCGAGACGGAAACGGGCTTCGGGGATGATTTCAAGTCGAACGGTTTCACCACACAGTTCGATGTCGGTTCGAATGGAGGATTTCACGGAACGGGCGGTGGATTCGGGGACGACGGGTTTGGTGCGTTCggtgcaaaaacaaatgctaGCAGCGGTGCAGATCCGTTTGCATCCGCTGGTGCCGATCCGTTCGGTGAACGGAAAGGTAGTGCAGCAGAG cCCGCCAAAGATGAGTTCGGATGCGATCCGTTTGCTATACTGCATGCTCCGACCACTGCCGGTCAAGCTCTGACACCTAGTCCCAGCAAATCCGTTGCACCACCGCGTCCAGAATCGCCTAGCCCAGCCCTGCCACCGAAGAAAGCTAAGCAGCCACCACCGCGACCGGCACCGCCACGACCAATGCAG GGCCCTACGCCTACCAAACCTGCACCACCGGCGTCGGATGCATTCGGTGATAGTAGCGGCGGTGGCAGCTTTGCCAATTTTGCCGACTTCGACAATAAG AATCTCAAACCAGTAACCTCCCAAGCACAAGCGTCGTCCTCCTTTGCATCAAGTGGAAACGCTTTCGGAAGCAATCGGTCGCTTACGGGTGCTTTCAACTCGACGCCCTTCTCCACCGTATCCGGTGTACCAATGGCCACGATCACTGTCGAAGCGCCCACTCCGCCTACAGCAACTGCACCGGTTCCGGTTGTTACACCCGTGCCAGTCCTTTCATCGGCACCGACACCGACACCGGTAGTTGATTTTGCGGACGATCCGTTCAAGGACTATCGGTACGAGGATCCGTTTAACATCGAAGACCCATTCGCCGATGCTGAAAACGACGCTCAATCTGGTGatg atccTTTCTCATCAGCAGACAATAGTGTGACGAATAACAACAACATTCTATCGAACAAATTCGAAGCCAAGTTTAGCAAATCGTCCACCGGTTCCATGGAAAAGTTGGACGAACTGTTTATGGGTGTGCGTATATCAGGCGACGGTGCAAACGATACGTTAACCCTGAACAACAACGCTAATCGccttaacaacaacaacagtgcgCTATCGTCCAAGAGTGCGGTCGGATCAATTGGAAAGTCAAAACCATTTGCGCTCGATCCGTTCGATGCatttaatgataatttttccaaaaacaccAATCAAGTAGAGGACAGTTTATTCAACGCATTTGGGAACGATCGTGGGGATGTTACCGACAATAGTCTGCTGGATGCGTTTCGCGTTACAACAACCTCACCCGCAGTTCATTCCACCAGTCCCGCAACATCATCAACCATGATGAAGTCGTTCGAGGATGAATTTTCTAAAATGGACGCAACCAATGCGCTGAACAACAATCTCACAACTGCATCCTTCACCAGTGGCAACGAGTTTGTCGCCAAGTTTGACGATGCATTCAGTGCATTTAGCACAACGACAACGCAATCAACGGCTAATGCCAGCAGCACTGCTAATGGTAACCGGCATGGTGTTGGTTTTGGTGCCACACTGCCTCCACCGGCAAAGAGTTCCAAATCAGCATCAAACGGACCAATGACTGGTAGTTTAAAGCGACCCGATGGTAGTGCCGATCCACCGAAGTTGGTCGAACGGTTTAATGCCGATTATTCGAAGGGTGAAACGTTTGATGCCGACCTGGAAGCGGTCCTGCAGCGATCACTGGTCGAGAAATGA